One genomic window of Bacillus mycoides includes the following:
- a CDS encoding FAD-dependent oxidoreductase translates to MTDDTFPQLPSSYWIESTQLPTFPHLSENIKTEVAVIGAGITGITTAYLLAKEGMKVVLIDSGSVLNGTTGHTTAKVTAQHDLIYDELINNFGVEKAQLYYESNSKALQFISDTVQTYKIDCNFTNEDSYLYTTTNSGLRNLTKEYEAYQKLNIPCDYVQSLSIPIPVQSALVMKNQAQFHPLLYLKTLLEKFVEMGGMVYEQTTAIDVEKGDYPQVITKGDHRITCKYIVSCSHFPFYDANSFFFTRMYAERSYALAIKAKTDYPGGMYLSIDDPKRSIRYTTSNGEKLILIGGESHKTGQGINTMLHYEALYSFAEATFGVDEVPYRWSAQDLITLDKLPYIGHINERNPNIFVATGYRKWGMTTGTAAAHLLKDSILKVHSPYKELFAPSRFHANPDIKTFLSQNIDVAKHLIEGKIETALRKPEDLEVGEGSVVHVNGKRAGAYKDKEGKLHIVDTTCTHLGCEVEWNNGDCTWDCPCHGSRFSIDGDVMEGPADQPLKRVDNE, encoded by the coding sequence ATGACAGATGACACATTTCCACAGTTACCATCATCCTATTGGATTGAATCTACTCAATTGCCTACTTTTCCTCATTTATCCGAAAATATTAAGACAGAAGTTGCCGTTATCGGTGCTGGTATTACAGGCATTACCACCGCCTATTTACTCGCTAAAGAAGGAATGAAAGTCGTTTTAATTGATTCTGGTTCTGTTTTGAATGGAACAACTGGGCATACAACCGCAAAAGTAACCGCTCAACATGATCTTATTTATGATGAATTAATAAACAATTTTGGTGTTGAAAAAGCCCAACTTTACTACGAATCAAATAGTAAAGCTCTACAATTCATAAGTGATACTGTGCAAACATATAAAATCGACTGTAATTTCACAAATGAAGATTCGTATTTATATACAACTACCAATAGTGGCCTGCGAAATTTAACGAAAGAATATGAAGCCTATCAAAAATTAAATATACCTTGTGACTATGTTCAATCTCTGTCGATTCCTATTCCCGTACAATCTGCACTTGTGATGAAAAATCAAGCGCAATTCCATCCCCTCCTTTATTTAAAAACACTTTTAGAAAAGTTTGTGGAAATGGGCGGAATGGTTTATGAGCAAACAACAGCTATTGATGTGGAAAAAGGAGATTATCCACAAGTAATTACAAAGGGTGACCATCGCATCACTTGTAAATATATTGTCTCTTGTTCACATTTTCCTTTTTATGATGCTAATAGCTTTTTCTTTACGCGAATGTACGCAGAACGCTCCTATGCTCTCGCAATAAAAGCAAAAACGGATTACCCAGGGGGCATGTATTTAAGTATCGATGATCCAAAACGCTCCATACGTTATACGACAAGCAATGGAGAAAAGCTGATATTGATTGGCGGAGAGAGCCATAAAACAGGCCAAGGAATTAATACGATGCTTCATTACGAAGCACTCTATTCTTTTGCTGAAGCAACTTTTGGAGTAGATGAAGTTCCCTATAGATGGTCAGCACAAGATTTAATCACGCTAGATAAGCTTCCTTATATCGGACATATTAACGAAAGGAATCCAAATATATTTGTGGCAACTGGATATCGTAAATGGGGAATGACGACTGGAACTGCAGCAGCTCATTTACTGAAGGACTCCATTCTAAAAGTCCACAGTCCATATAAAGAGCTGTTTGCACCATCACGCTTTCATGCAAATCCAGATATAAAAACTTTCCTCTCTCAGAACATTGATGTTGCTAAACACTTAATTGAAGGAAAAATTGAAACCGCATTACGTAAGCCAGAAGATCTTGAAGTTGGCGAAGGATCTGTTGTACATGTCAACGGTAAACGAGCAGGTGCTTATAAAGATAAAGAAGGAAAATTACATATCGTCGATACAACTTGCACACACCTCGGCTGTGAAGTTGAATGGAATAACGGTGATTGTACGTGGGATTGCCCTTGTCACGGTTCCCGTTTTTCAATTGATGGGGATGTTATGGAAGGTCCAGCAGATCAACCATTAAAACGAGTTGATAACGAATAA
- a CDS encoding PRK06851 family protein, with the protein MTGNVLNYYAGGNTARGFHSLYEENLKGLDRLFILKGGPGTGKSSLIKAIGREWVDKGYNIEFLHCSSDNKSVDGVIIPKLKVGIVDGTSPHVIEPKMPGVVEEYINLGVAWDSDKLRKQKIEIERFVSEASKAFQAAYGCFKEALIIHDEWEKIYINNIDFNKANELTDQLVQKLFADKGGKKSIVKHRFLGAATPKGAVDFVPNLTEGLPHRYFIKGRPGSGKSTMLKKLAKAAEEKGFEVEVYHCGFDPNSLDMIIVRELGFAIFDSTAPHEYFPSREGDEIIDMYDLIVAPGTDEKYATEIRDVSIQYKTKMNEAMSFLAKAKSVRDKLERIYIAAMDFSKVDAYKEEIQKEIERIAITVIEKKK; encoded by the coding sequence GTGACAGGGAATGTATTGAATTATTATGCCGGTGGAAATACAGCTAGAGGATTTCACAGCTTATACGAAGAGAATTTGAAGGGGTTAGACAGGTTGTTTATTTTAAAGGGAGGCCCAGGAACGGGAAAATCTTCTTTAATAAAGGCAATAGGGCGTGAATGGGTCGATAAAGGGTATAATATTGAATTTTTACATTGTTCTTCTGACAATAAATCAGTTGATGGTGTGATTATTCCAAAATTAAAAGTAGGGATTGTTGACGGTACATCACCGCACGTTATTGAGCCGAAAATGCCTGGAGTTGTTGAAGAGTATATAAATTTAGGTGTTGCTTGGGACTCAGATAAATTAAGAAAGCAGAAAATAGAGATTGAACGATTTGTTTCAGAAGCAAGCAAAGCCTTTCAAGCAGCTTACGGGTGTTTTAAAGAGGCGCTAATTATACATGATGAGTGGGAGAAAATATATATTAATAACATTGATTTTAATAAAGCAAACGAATTAACAGATCAGCTTGTACAGAAATTATTTGCAGATAAAGGCGGGAAGAAATCAATTGTGAAACATCGTTTCTTAGGGGCTGCTACACCGAAGGGAGCAGTTGATTTCGTTCCTAATTTGACAGAAGGGCTTCCGCATCGCTATTTTATAAAAGGTCGCCCAGGTTCTGGAAAATCAACAATGCTTAAAAAATTAGCTAAGGCAGCAGAAGAAAAAGGTTTTGAAGTAGAAGTGTATCATTGTGGATTTGATCCAAATAGTCTCGATATGATTATTGTAAGGGAGTTAGGATTTGCCATTTTTGATAGCACAGCACCGCATGAGTACTTCCCAAGCCGTGAGGGGGATGAGATTATCGATATGTATGATCTCATTGTTGCACCAGGGACAGATGAAAAATATGCTACGGAAATTCGCGACGTTTCAATTCAGTATAAAACAAAAATGAATGAGGCGATGTCTTTCTTAGCAAAGGCAAAATCAGTTCGTGATAAATTAGAACGAATTTATATTGCCGCTATGGATTTTTCAAAAGTCGATGCATATAAAGAAGAAATCCAAAAAGAGATTGAACGAATTGCAATTACTGTAATTGAAAAGAAAAAATAG
- a CDS encoding nucleotidyltransferase domain-containing protein: MREKIELELERIEKENDVKILFAVESGSRAWGFPSKDSDYDVRFVYIHPVEWYLSIHDKRDVIEYPISDDLDISGWDLKKALQLFAKSNPALLEWIRSPIFYSENSNLPEELQQMSKKDFDPKATIYHYLHMASKNYREFLQGENVKLKKYFYVLRPILACKWLEEKSTLPPVEFDRLITELILERSVLDEIEKLLIKKKAGTELDVGLKIEVLNQFLEEQINYYQQYVKGIEKRLGIDIESLNTLFRNMLFEVYEKEHK, from the coding sequence ATGAGAGAGAAAATTGAATTAGAACTAGAACGAATTGAAAAAGAGAATGATGTGAAAATTTTATTCGCTGTAGAATCAGGGAGCCGGGCGTGGGGGTTTCCATCGAAGGATAGTGATTATGATGTTAGGTTTGTTTATATACACCCTGTAGAATGGTACTTATCAATCCATGATAAGCGTGATGTAATCGAATATCCAATTAGTGATGATTTAGACATAAGTGGCTGGGATCTTAAAAAGGCATTGCAACTATTTGCAAAATCTAATCCAGCGTTACTCGAATGGATTAGATCACCGATTTTTTATTCGGAAAACTCGAACCTTCCAGAAGAGCTTCAGCAAATGAGTAAAAAGGATTTTGATCCGAAAGCAACAATATACCATTACTTACATATGGCTTCAAAAAATTATCGTGAATTTTTACAAGGTGAAAATGTAAAGTTGAAAAAGTACTTTTATGTATTACGTCCTATTTTAGCTTGTAAATGGTTAGAGGAGAAATCGACTTTGCCTCCTGTAGAATTTGATCGATTGATTACAGAATTAATATTAGAACGTAGCGTGTTAGATGAAATTGAAAAGTTATTAATAAAGAAAAAAGCAGGTACTGAATTGGACGTTGGATTGAAAATTGAGGTGCTAAATCAATTTTTAGAAGAACAAATTAATTATTATCAGCAATACGTGAAAGGCATTGAAAAGAGATTAGGGATTGATATTGAGAGTTTGAATACATTATTTCGAAATATGTTGTTTGAAGTATATGAAAAAGAGCACAAGTGA